A region of Arabidopsis thaliana chromosome 5, partial sequence DNA encodes the following proteins:
- the RAD23D gene encoding Rad23 UV excision repair protein family (RADIATION SENSITIVE23D (RAD23D); FUNCTIONS IN: damaged DNA binding, ubiquitin binding, proteasome binding; INVOLVED IN: response to cold, nucleotide-excision repair; LOCATED IN: nucleus; EXPRESSED IN: 26 plant structures; EXPRESSED DURING: 15 growth stages; CONTAINS InterPro DOMAIN/s: Heat shock chaperonin-binding (InterPro:IPR006636), Ubiquitin-associated/translation elongation factor EF1B, N-terminal (InterPro:IPR000449), UV excision repair protein Rad23 (InterPro:IPR004806), Ubiquitin-associated/translation elongation factor EF1B, N-terminal, eukaryote (InterPro:IPR015940), Ubiquitin (InterPro:IPR000626), XPC-binding domain (InterPro:IPR015360), Ubiquitin supergroup (InterPro:IPR019955), UBA-like (InterPro:IPR009060); BEST Arabidopsis thaliana protein match is: Rad23 UV excision repair protein family (TAIR:AT3G02540.3); Has 1807 Blast hits to 1807 proteins in 277 species: Archae - 0; Bacteria - 0; Metazoa - 736; Fungi - 347; Plants - 385; Viruses - 0; Other Eukaryotes - 339 (source: NCBI BLink).), producing the protein MKIFVKTLSGSNFEIEVKPADKVSDVKTAIETVKGAEYPAAKQMLIHQGKVLKDETTLEENNVVENSFIVIMLSKTKASPSGASTASAPAPSATQPQTVATPQVSAPTASVPVPTSGTATAAAPATAASVQTDVYGQAASNLVAGTTLESTVQQILDMGGGSWDRDTVVRALRAAFNNPERAVEYLYSGIPAQAEIPPVAQAPATGEQAANPLAQPQQAAAPAAATGGPNANPLNLFPQGMPAADAGAGAGNLDFLRNSQQFQALRAMVQANPQILQPMLQELGKQNPQLVRLIQEHQADFLRLINEPVEGEENVMEQLEAAMPQAVTVTPEEREAIERLEGMGFDRAMVLEVFFACNKNEELAANYLLDHMHEFEDQ; encoded by the exons ATGAAGATTTTCGTGAAGACTCTCAGTGGTTCGAACTTCGAGATCGAAGTAAAACCTGCAGATAAG GTTTCTGATGTTAAAACGGCTATAGAAACTGTTAAAGGTGCAGAATACCCTGCTGCTAAGCAGATGCTGATCCACCAAGGAAAGGTTCTAAAGGATGAGACCACATTGGAAGAGAACAATGTTGTTGAGAACAGTTTCATTGTTATCATGTTGTCCAAG ACCAAGGCTTCTCCAAGTGGGGCATCAACCGCATCTGCACCAGCACCTAGTGCTACACAG CCACAGACAGTAGCTACACCTCAGGTTTCTGCTCCTACTGCCTCAGT TCCAGTTCCTACAAGTGGAACTGCAACCGCTGCAGCTCCAGCTACTGCTGCTTC GGTTCAGACAGATGTGTATGGTCAAGCAGCATCAAACCTTGTTGCTGGAACTACTTTAGAGTCCACTGTTCAGCAAATTCTTGATATGGGTGGAGGTAGTTGGGACCGTGACACTGTTGTTCGTGCTCTGAGAGCTGCGTTCAACAATCCTGAAAGAGCTGTTGAATACCTGTACTCG GGTATCCCTGCTCAAGCTGAAATCCCACCAGTTGCTCAAGCCCCAGCTACTGGGGAACAGGCAGCCAATCCTCTAGCACAGCCCCAACAAGCAGCAGCTCCAGCAGCTGCAACTGGTGGTCCAAACGCAAATCCATTAAACCTGTTCCCCCAG GGCATGCCCGCTGCAGATGCTGGTGCTGGAGCTGGTAATCTTGATTTCCTGCGTAACAGTCAACAG TTCCAAGCCTTGCGAGCTATGGTACAAGCAAACCCACAAATTCTACAG CCTATGCTTCAGGAGCTCGGTAAACAAAACCCCCAGCTTGTGCGACTAATTCAAGAGCACCAGGCTGACTTCCTACGCTTGATAAACGAACCTGTCGAGGGAGAAGA GAATGTTATGGAACAGTTGGAAGCAGCAATGCCACAAGCTGTTACCGTTACACCTGAAGAGCGTGAAGCCATTGAACGG ctTGAAGGGATGGGGTTTGATCGTGCGATGGTCTTGGAAGTGTTCTTTGCGTGTAACAAGAATGAAGAACTTGCAGCTAATTACCTTCTAGATCACATGCATGAGTTTGAAGATCAATAA
- the RAD23D gene encoding Rad23 UV excision repair protein family (RADIATION SENSITIVE23D (RAD23D); FUNCTIONS IN: damaged DNA binding, ubiquitin binding, proteasome binding; INVOLVED IN: response to cold, nucleotide-excision repair; LOCATED IN: nucleus; EXPRESSED IN: 25 plant structures; EXPRESSED DURING: 15 growth stages; CONTAINS InterPro DOMAIN/s: Heat shock chaperonin-binding (InterPro:IPR006636), Ubiquitin-associated/translation elongation factor EF1B, N-terminal (InterPro:IPR000449), Ubiquitin-associated/translation elongation factor EF1B, N-terminal, eukaryote (InterPro:IPR015940), UV excision repair protein Rad23 (InterPro:IPR004806), Ubiquitin (InterPro:IPR000626), XPC-binding domain (InterPro:IPR015360), Ubiquitin supergroup (InterPro:IPR019955), UBA-like (InterPro:IPR009060); BEST Arabidopsis thaliana protein match is: Rad23 UV excision repair protein family (TAIR:AT3G02540.3); Has 11236 Blast hits to 6362 proteins in 878 species: Archae - 4; Bacteria - 655; Metazoa - 4543; Fungi - 1476; Plants - 2522; Viruses - 172; Other Eukaryotes - 1864 (source: NCBI BLink).), which yields MKIFVKTLSGSNFEIEVKPADKVSDVKTAIETVKGAEYPAAKQMLIHQGKVLKDETTLEENNVVENSFIVIMLSKTKASPSGASTASAPAPSATQPQTVATPQVSAPTASVPVPTSGTATAAAPATAASVQTDVYGQAASNLVAGTTLESTVQQILDMGGGSWDRDTVVRALRAAFNNPERAVEYLYSGIPAQAEIPPVAQAPATGEQAANPLAQPQQAAAPAAATGGPNANPLNLFPQGMPAADAGAGAGNLDFLRNSQQFQALRAMVQANPQILQPMLQELGKQNPQLVRLIQEHQADFLRLINEPVEGEEWECYGTVGSSNATSCYRYT from the exons ATGAAGATTTTCGTGAAGACTCTCAGTGGTTCGAACTTCGAGATCGAAGTAAAACCTGCAGATAAG GTTTCTGATGTTAAAACGGCTATAGAAACTGTTAAAGGTGCAGAATACCCTGCTGCTAAGCAGATGCTGATCCACCAAGGAAAGGTTCTAAAGGATGAGACCACATTGGAAGAGAACAATGTTGTTGAGAACAGTTTCATTGTTATCATGTTGTCCAAG ACCAAGGCTTCTCCAAGTGGGGCATCAACCGCATCTGCACCAGCACCTAGTGCTACACAG CCACAGACAGTAGCTACACCTCAGGTTTCTGCTCCTACTGCCTCAGT TCCAGTTCCTACAAGTGGAACTGCAACCGCTGCAGCTCCAGCTACTGCTGCTTC GGTTCAGACAGATGTGTATGGTCAAGCAGCATCAAACCTTGTTGCTGGAACTACTTTAGAGTCCACTGTTCAGCAAATTCTTGATATGGGTGGAGGTAGTTGGGACCGTGACACTGTTGTTCGTGCTCTGAGAGCTGCGTTCAACAATCCTGAAAGAGCTGTTGAATACCTGTACTCG GGTATCCCTGCTCAAGCTGAAATCCCACCAGTTGCTCAAGCCCCAGCTACTGGGGAACAGGCAGCCAATCCTCTAGCACAGCCCCAACAAGCAGCAGCTCCAGCAGCTGCAACTGGTGGTCCAAACGCAAATCCATTAAACCTGTTCCCCCAG GGCATGCCCGCTGCAGATGCTGGTGCTGGAGCTGGTAATCTTGATTTCCTGCGTAACAGTCAACAG TTCCAAGCCTTGCGAGCTATGGTACAAGCAAACCCACAAATTCTACAG CCTATGCTTCAGGAGCTCGGTAAACAAAACCCCCAGCTTGTGCGACTAATTCAAGAGCACCAGGCTGACTTCCTACGCTTGATAAACGAACCTGTCGAGGGAGAAGAGTGG GAATGTTATGGAACAGTTGGAAGCAGCAATGCCACAAGCTGTTACCGTTACACCTGA
- the GRF3 gene encoding general regulatory factor 3 (general regulatory factor 3 (GRF3); FUNCTIONS IN: protein phosphorylated amino acid binding, ATP binding; LOCATED IN: mitochondrion, cell wall, chloroplast, plasma membrane, vacuole; EXPRESSED IN: 25 plant structures; EXPRESSED DURING: 16 growth stages; CONTAINS InterPro DOMAIN/s: 14-3-3 protein (InterPro:IPR000308); BEST Arabidopsis thaliana protein match is: general regulatory factor 7 (TAIR:AT3G02520.1); Has 30201 Blast hits to 17322 proteins in 780 species: Archae - 12; Bacteria - 1396; Metazoa - 17338; Fungi - 3422; Plants - 5037; Viruses - 0; Other Eukaryotes - 2996 (source: NCBI BLink).) translates to MSTREENVYMAKLAEQAERYEEMVEFMEKVAKTVDVEELSVEERNLLSVAYKNVIGARRASWRIISSIEQKEESKGNEDHVAIIKDYRGKIESELSKICDGILNVLEAHLIPSASPAESKVFYLKMKGDYHRYLAEFKAGAERKEAAESTLVAYKSASDIATAELAPTHPIRLGLALNFSVFYYEILNSPDRACSLAKQAFDDAIAELDTLGEESYKDSTLIMQLLRDNLTLWTSDMTDEAGDEIKEASKPDGAE, encoded by the exons ATGTCGACAAGGGAAGAGAATGTTTACATGGCGAAATTAGCCGAACAAGCTGAACGTTACGAAGAAATGGTTGAATTCATGGAGAAAGTTGCGAAAACTGTTGATGTTGAGGAACTTTCAGTTGAAGAGAGGAATCTTCTCTCTGTTGCTTACAAGAACGTGATTGGAGCGAGAAGAGCTTCGTGGAGAATCATTTCTTCGATTGAGcagaaagaagagagcaaaGGGAACGAAGATCATGTTGCTATTATCAAGGATTACAGAGGAAAGATTGAATCCGAGCTTAGCAAAATCTGTGATGGGATTTTGAATGTTCTTGAAGCTCATCTTATTCCTTCTGCTTCACCAGCTGAATCTAAAGTGTTTTATCTTAAGATGAAGGGTGATTATCATAGGTATCTTGCTGAGTTTAAGGCTGGTGCTGAAAGGAAAGAAGCTGCTGAAAGCACTTTGGTTGCTTACAAGTCTGCTTCC GACATTGCCACTGCTGAGTTAGCTCCTACTCACCCGATAAGGCTTGGTCTTGCACTCAACTTCTCTGTGTTTTACTATGAAATCCTCAACTCGCCTGATCGTGCTTGCAGCCTCGCAAAGCAG GCGTTTGATGATGCAATCGCTGAGTTAGATACATTGGGTGAGGAATCATACAAGGACAGTACACTGATTATGCAGCTTCTTAGAGACAATCTCACTCTCTGGACTTCAGATATGACT GACGAAGCAGGAGATGAGATTAAGGAGGCATCAAAGCCCGATGGTGCCGAGTAA
- the GRF3 gene encoding general regulatory factor 3 — protein MSTREENVYMAKLAEQAERYEEMVEFMEKVAKTVDVEELSVEERNLLSVAYKNVIGARRASWRIISSIEQKEESKGNEDHVAIIKDYRGKIESELSKICDGILNVLEAHLIPSASPAESKVFYLKMKGDYHRYLAEFKAGAERKEAAESTLVAYKSASDIATAELAPTHPIRLGLALNFSVFYYEILNSPDRACSLAKQAFDDAIAELDTLGEESYKDSTLIMQLLRDNLTLWTSDMTVTGDEIKEASKPDGAE, from the exons ATGTCGACAAGGGAAGAGAATGTTTACATGGCGAAATTAGCCGAACAAGCTGAACGTTACGAAGAAATGGTTGAATTCATGGAGAAAGTTGCGAAAACTGTTGATGTTGAGGAACTTTCAGTTGAAGAGAGGAATCTTCTCTCTGTTGCTTACAAGAACGTGATTGGAGCGAGAAGAGCTTCGTGGAGAATCATTTCTTCGATTGAGcagaaagaagagagcaaaGGGAACGAAGATCATGTTGCTATTATCAAGGATTACAGAGGAAAGATTGAATCCGAGCTTAGCAAAATCTGTGATGGGATTTTGAATGTTCTTGAAGCTCATCTTATTCCTTCTGCTTCACCAGCTGAATCTAAAGTGTTTTATCTTAAGATGAAGGGTGATTATCATAGGTATCTTGCTGAGTTTAAGGCTGGTGCTGAAAGGAAAGAAGCTGCTGAAAGCACTTTGGTTGCTTACAAGTCTGCTTCC GACATTGCCACTGCTGAGTTAGCTCCTACTCACCCGATAAGGCTTGGTCTTGCACTCAACTTCTCTGTGTTTTACTATGAAATCCTCAACTCGCCTGATCGTGCTTGCAGCCTCGCAAAGCAG GCGTTTGATGATGCAATCGCTGAGTTAGATACATTGGGTGAGGAATCATACAAGGACAGTACACTGATTATGCAGCTTCTTAGAGACAATCTCACTCTCTGGACTTCAGATATGACTGTAA CAGGAGATGAGATTAAGGAGGCATCAAAGCCCGATGGTGCCGAGTAA